A single genomic interval of Blastopirellula marina harbors:
- a CDS encoding sodium:solute symporter, which translates to MIPLIVICVYLALLLSLGIFASTLFRGSSKDYMLASHSIGPFLLLMSLFGTTMTAFALVGSTGEAYTEGVGVYGLLASSSGIIHSLCFFVLGIKLWSFGKKYGYTTQIQYFRDRLQSDKIGILLFPILVGLVIPYLLIGVMSSGTVVSAVTVGAFRSESLAAYDYGVPPALGSLVISIVVLIYVFFGGMRGTAWANAFQTMIFMVLGIITFWLISSELGGLQEASKAVADNNPSKLIRAVHPQDTDDFEKELAKWQTLAEYNYATDVTKELKLTDEQKSEAIAAYKGPKIGNWKARAEATFAAKNDLLHLSTVDKNKAYVLQDDRFLPEEVPSSWSAAILSGHELNEIPRDGSAPAKALASNPVYNKNIGHPEDDLDPEDPSKGKKWTRKRAEGVYKATKWSPEEPHAMSMLTFVSYMFVPLSVGMFPHLFQHWLTAKSAESFKLPVVLHPLFIAIVWIPCVLVGVWATSAMNGPAPMIPPHFNPNAILPKMVSDMSTPFLSGLLIAGVLAAIMSSLDSQFLCIGTMFTEDIVVHYGGKDRFSDKQVVIIARSFIIAIVAVTYGLSLLEPRSVFTLGVWTFAGFSSLFPLVFASLYWKRLTKAGAYACVITAFAMWCYFFYDSDFAGNTNYTVFQMNPAATMVIGSAIAMVVVSLVTSPPSEEHLERFFPAKKS; encoded by the coding sequence ATGATACCTTTAATTGTCATCTGTGTTTATCTCGCCCTTCTCTTGAGTTTGGGCATCTTCGCGAGCACTTTGTTTCGCGGGTCTAGCAAGGACTATATGTTGGCCAGCCACTCGATTGGCCCCTTCCTGCTACTAATGAGCCTGTTCGGTACCACGATGACCGCGTTCGCGCTAGTCGGTTCGACCGGTGAAGCCTATACCGAGGGTGTTGGTGTGTACGGTCTGCTGGCTTCCTCCAGCGGAATCATTCACTCACTTTGCTTCTTCGTATTGGGAATCAAGCTGTGGTCATTCGGCAAGAAGTACGGCTACACCACACAGATCCAATATTTCCGCGATCGTCTGCAGAGCGACAAGATCGGCATTCTCTTGTTTCCGATCCTCGTTGGCTTGGTCATTCCTTACCTGTTGATCGGCGTGATGTCTTCCGGAACCGTGGTTAGCGCGGTGACGGTTGGTGCATTTCGCAGCGAATCGTTAGCAGCTTACGACTACGGCGTCCCTCCGGCTCTCGGCAGCTTGGTAATTTCGATCGTGGTCTTAATCTACGTCTTCTTCGGCGGGATGCGCGGAACGGCCTGGGCAAATGCCTTTCAAACGATGATCTTCATGGTCCTAGGCATCATCACCTTCTGGCTCATTTCTAGTGAACTAGGCGGGCTTCAGGAAGCTTCGAAAGCGGTCGCTGACAATAATCCCTCGAAATTGATTCGTGCCGTCCATCCGCAGGATACCGACGACTTCGAGAAAGAACTTGCCAAGTGGCAAACGCTGGCGGAATACAACTACGCCACCGATGTCACGAAAGAGCTGAAACTTACCGACGAGCAAAAGTCGGAAGCGATTGCGGCTTACAAAGGCCCAAAAATCGGCAACTGGAAAGCACGTGCTGAAGCCACGTTCGCCGCAAAAAACGACCTACTTCATCTTTCGACCGTCGACAAGAATAAAGCATACGTCCTGCAAGACGACCGGTTCTTACCGGAGGAAGTACCATCCTCGTGGAGCGCGGCCATTCTTTCTGGTCACGAGCTAAACGAAATTCCTCGTGACGGTAGTGCCCCGGCCAAAGCGTTGGCCAGCAATCCGGTCTACAACAAGAACATTGGACACCCGGAAGATGACCTCGATCCGGAAGATCCCAGCAAAGGAAAGAAGTGGACGCGGAAACGTGCTGAAGGTGTCTACAAGGCAACCAAATGGTCGCCGGAAGAGCCCCACGCGATGTCGATGCTGACGTTTGTATCGTACATGTTTGTGCCTCTTTCGGTCGGCATGTTCCCTCACCTGTTTCAACACTGGCTAACGGCTAAGAGTGCCGAGAGCTTCAAACTGCCGGTCGTACTCCATCCGCTCTTCATCGCGATTGTGTGGATTCCGTGCGTGCTGGTCGGGGTTTGGGCCACGTCGGCGATGAACGGGCCAGCGCCGATGATACCGCCGCACTTTAACCCCAACGCCATCCTTCCAAAGATGGTTTCCGATATGAGTACGCCCTTCCTCTCAGGGCTTCTGATCGCCGGGGTATTGGCCGCCATCATGTCTTCGCTTGATAGCCAGTTCCTTTGTATTGGAACAATGTTTACCGAAGACATTGTCGTCCATTACGGCGGCAAAGACCGATTCAGCGACAAGCAAGTCGTGATCATCGCTCGCTCCTTCATCATTGCCATTGTCGCGGTGACCTACGGCCTAAGCTTGCTCGAACCACGCAGTGTCTTCACGCTTGGTGTCTGGACATTCGCTGGCTTCTCGAGCTTGTTCCCGCTGGTGTTCGCTTCGCTGTACTGGAAGCGTCTAACCAAAGCCGGTGCTTACGCTTGCGTGATCACGGCTTTCGCAATGTGGTGCTACTTCTTCTACGATTCCGACTTCGCTGGCAACACGAACTACACCGTGTTTCAGATGAATCCAGCCGCCACCATGGTAATTGGCTCAGCCATTGCGATGGTCGTCGTTTCGCTCGTGACGTCTCCGCCGAGCGAAGAACACCTTGAACGCTTCTTCCCTGCGAAGAAAAGCTAA
- a CDS encoding amidophosphoribosyltransferase yields the protein MSELFHECGIAAIYHLPDAEESPLCPDQGPEEVSRVMPRMLLDIQNRGQLAAGFTTFNPNRNQLITTHRDIGTVQEVFRLSHRGKSESLMREYAGRAAIGHVRYATCGQDDKSYAQPFERHHLVKHKWFSFAFNGQLSNYSELRDRLLADDDHHLSRETDTEIIMHELSREMTGAKRISMLQALKQAAPRFDGAYSMVMLNAYGEMLVARDPYGIKPLCYAVQGPMFAAASESVALINLGFEPEEIKNVEPGEAITIVDGKIEAHQFIESKRKAHCFFEWIYFANVASTLDGQSVYVSRTNLGEELAAIEMERGSVPLDSDTIVVPVPDTSKAAADAMAFKLGIPSREGLIRNRYSGRTFIESGSKRRRAAEIKYTPLREVLEGKRIFLVEDSIVRSTTMKVLINRLRERGGAKEIHVRVACPPIIAPCFYGIDMSTISELFAPKFMGDSYLLTEEMQDAMAEQLGADSLRYLSVDSIARAVNFSSDELCQACITGEYPTAGGEALYQIALETKDIESEGGRTYERRAEEQAATSTGA from the coding sequence ATGAGTGAACTCTTCCACGAATGTGGTATCGCGGCGATCTATCACCTTCCCGACGCTGAAGAAAGCCCGCTCTGTCCCGATCAAGGTCCCGAAGAAGTTTCGCGTGTGATGCCGCGAATGCTGCTGGACATCCAAAATCGCGGACAACTTGCGGCCGGGTTCACGACCTTCAATCCGAATCGCAACCAGTTGATCACCACGCATCGCGACATCGGTACCGTGCAGGAAGTCTTCCGGCTTTCGCATCGCGGCAAAAGCGAATCGCTGATGCGTGAATACGCCGGCCGAGCCGCGATCGGTCACGTTCGTTATGCGACGTGTGGCCAAGACGACAAGAGCTACGCCCAGCCGTTCGAGCGACACCACTTAGTGAAACACAAGTGGTTCAGCTTCGCATTCAACGGACAATTGTCGAACTACAGCGAACTTCGCGATCGCCTGCTGGCCGACGACGACCATCACCTCTCCCGCGAAACCGATACCGAAATCATCATGCACGAGCTCAGCCGTGAGATGACCGGTGCCAAACGCATTTCGATGCTGCAAGCATTGAAGCAAGCGGCTCCGCGGTTCGATGGGGCCTACAGCATGGTCATGCTCAACGCCTACGGTGAAATGCTGGTCGCCCGCGATCCTTACGGCATTAAGCCGCTCTGCTATGCGGTTCAAGGTCCGATGTTCGCCGCTGCCAGCGAAAGCGTCGCCCTGATTAATCTCGGCTTTGAGCCTGAAGAGATCAAAAACGTCGAGCCGGGTGAGGCAATTACCATCGTTGACGGTAAGATCGAAGCTCACCAATTCATTGAATCGAAGCGAAAAGCCCACTGCTTCTTCGAGTGGATCTACTTCGCCAACGTTGCCAGTACGCTGGATGGACAAAGTGTCTATGTCAGCCGCACCAACCTAGGGGAAGAACTTGCGGCAATCGAAATGGAGCGTGGTAGCGTTCCGCTCGATAGCGACACCATCGTGGTGCCGGTTCCTGACACGAGTAAAGCTGCCGCCGACGCAATGGCGTTTAAGCTGGGAATTCCTTCCCGCGAAGGGCTGATCCGCAATCGCTACTCTGGCCGTACCTTTATCGAGTCTGGCAGTAAGCGTCGCCGGGCTGCCGAAATCAAATACACGCCGCTACGTGAAGTGCTGGAAGGCAAACGAATCTTCCTGGTCGAAGACTCGATTGTTCGCAGCACCACAATGAAAGTGCTCATTAATCGCCTGCGAGAACGAGGCGGAGCAAAAGAAATCCACGTGCGTGTCGCCTGTCCGCCGATCATTGCCCCCTGCTTCTACGGGATCGACATGTCGACCATCAGCGAACTGTTCGCTCCCAAGTTCATGGGGGACAGCTACCTGCTGACCGAAGAGATGCAAGACGCCATGGCGGAACAACTCGGTGCGGACTCGCTGCGTTATCTGTCGGTCGACTCGATTGCCAGGGCAGTGAACTTCTCCAGCGACGAGTTGTGTCAGGCCTGCATCACAGGCGAATACCCAACCGCAGGCGGCGAAGCCCTCTACCAAATTGCCTTAGAAACCAAGGACATCGAGAGCGAAGGCGGACGAACTTACGAACGTCGCGCCGAAGAACAAGCGGCCACCTCGACCGGGGCTTAA
- the proB gene encoding glutamate 5-kinase produces the protein MTDLLRQEIATSAHTIVVKVGTRVLTTDQGVLNEDQITQLGRQLSQLAAAGRRVLLVSSGAVGAGMSQLGLTQRPSDLAKLQAVAAVGQAKLIELYDRVLRDNGRHAAQVLLTAEDLDDRTRYLNIRNTLHSVLDFGAIPIINENDTVAVEELMLTFGDNDRLAARVTNLLRAPLLILLSDVQGLYNGSPELPESKLLSVVPKLDEEILSFARDKKTGHSKGGMASKLEAARMVTSAGENMIIASGRVPDVLPKLVAGEDIGTLFLAQGKAVTPRKRWIGYSVQPRGDLIVDDGAAKALGEKGKSLLPIGVTEVRGTFQKGDVVRICNSQSQEIARGLTNYASDEVAKILRCRTDQIQGILGQHPYDEVIHRDNMTVSRV, from the coding sequence ATGACCGACTTGCTCCGGCAGGAAATCGCGACCTCCGCTCATACCATTGTCGTGAAGGTCGGTACGCGCGTTCTTACGACCGATCAGGGCGTGCTCAACGAAGATCAAATCACTCAATTGGGACGGCAATTATCTCAATTGGCAGCAGCGGGAAGGCGCGTTCTGTTGGTCTCCAGCGGGGCGGTCGGGGCCGGTATGAGTCAGCTCGGACTAACTCAGCGCCCTTCCGACCTGGCCAAGCTGCAAGCGGTTGCGGCTGTGGGGCAAGCCAAGTTGATCGAACTGTACGACCGGGTTCTTCGCGACAACGGTCGGCACGCCGCCCAAGTGCTGCTGACCGCCGAAGATCTGGATGATCGAACGCGATACCTCAATATTCGCAACACTTTGCACAGCGTGCTCGATTTCGGAGCGATCCCAATCATCAACGAAAACGACACCGTTGCGGTCGAAGAGTTGATGCTTACCTTTGGCGACAACGACCGTCTGGCGGCCCGAGTCACCAATTTGCTGCGCGCCCCGCTTTTGATTTTGCTTTCCGATGTGCAGGGGCTGTATAACGGTTCGCCTGAGTTGCCCGAATCGAAGCTGCTTTCGGTCGTGCCGAAGCTGGACGAAGAGATTCTTTCGTTCGCCCGAGATAAGAAGACCGGACACTCTAAGGGGGGCATGGCCAGCAAGTTGGAAGCGGCCCGAATGGTCACGTCGGCGGGTGAGAACATGATCATTGCCTCGGGCCGGGTACCCGATGTGCTGCCCAAGCTGGTGGCCGGTGAAGATATCGGCACGCTGTTCCTGGCACAAGGCAAAGCGGTCACGCCGCGGAAGCGATGGATTGGTTACTCGGTGCAGCCTCGCGGCGATTTGATTGTAGACGACGGAGCCGCGAAAGCGCTGGGCGAAAAAGGGAAGAGCTTGCTACCAATTGGCGTAACCGAGGTTCGAGGCACGTTCCAAAAAGGAGACGTGGTTCGAATTTGTAACAGCCAATCGCAAGAAATCGCCCGCGGACTGACGAACTACGCTTCCGACGAAGTCGCCAAAATCCTCCGTTGCCGCACCGATCAAATCCAAGGCATTCTCGGTCAGCATCCATACGACGAGGTAATTCACCGCGATAACATGACGGTGAGCCGAGTGTAG
- a CDS encoding DUF3311 domain-containing protein, which yields MRYVVWLLVVALIILRQDLWLWNNGTLVWGFMPITLLWQAGISIGASIVWFLATIFAWPSDLIEEVQRESEEGE from the coding sequence GCTACTGGTCGTAGCCCTCATCATTCTTCGTCAGGATCTCTGGCTTTGGAACAACGGAACCCTTGTATGGGGATTCATGCCAATCACCTTGCTCTGGCAAGCAGGGATATCGATTGGGGCATCGATCGTCTGGTTTCTGGCCACCATTTTCGCCTGGCCATCGGATTTGATTGAAGAAGTGCAGCGAGAATCGGAGGAAGGCGAATAA
- a CDS encoding 3-hydroxyacyl-ACP dehydratase FabZ family protein, whose product MAREDLILDPASIDFDNVVADLEGVRKSNPQRYEMEQLSGIVYDDGEAGICAGYLDIAEDAFWTRGHMPGMPLMPGVLMCEMAAQVSTWYVVQHDLMPGKRMGFGGLDEVKFRGIVRPGDRLLCVLKKTRFRPGRMLVCNFQSFVGTTMVAEGVIRGIPLPDAI is encoded by the coding sequence GTGGCGCGAGAAGATCTGATTCTCGACCCTGCGTCGATTGACTTTGATAATGTCGTTGCGGACCTCGAAGGGGTTCGCAAATCTAATCCTCAGCGTTACGAGATGGAACAGCTTTCCGGCATCGTTTACGATGACGGCGAAGCTGGTATCTGTGCTGGCTACTTAGATATCGCTGAGGATGCGTTCTGGACGCGCGGCCACATGCCGGGCATGCCGTTGATGCCTGGGGTTTTGATGTGCGAGATGGCGGCTCAGGTTAGCACCTGGTACGTCGTGCAGCACGACTTGATGCCGGGCAAGCGAATGGGCTTTGGTGGACTCGACGAAGTCAAGTTCCGTGGCATTGTTCGTCCTGGCGATCGTCTGCTATGCGTGTTGAAGAAAACTCGCTTTCGTCCTGGACGCATGCTGGTTTGCAACTTTCAAAGCTTTGTCGGCACGACCATGGTCGCCGAGGGCGTGATTCGGGGTATCCCGCTGCCTGACGCCATCTGA
- the trmB gene encoding tRNA (guanosine(46)-N7)-methyltransferase TrmB translates to MGRKALPKLNPEVDFSNHFFKSEVLEQKPDMQSYFPKEQPLEIEVGTGKGLFMNTASGEFPAHNFLGIEIAFKYARFAGYKLAKEGRTNAVMFHGDGQKIFPQYVKDGSLEAVHVYFPDPWWKARHHRRRLMNESFCKEIERALRVGGKLHFWTDVLDYFEMAVETLHSHTNLQGPNPVEESPAEHDLDYRTHFERRMRKNEMDVFRSQFVKPE, encoded by the coding sequence ATGGGCCGAAAAGCACTTCCCAAACTCAATCCCGAAGTCGATTTCTCGAATCATTTCTTCAAGTCCGAGGTTCTCGAGCAGAAGCCTGACATGCAGTCGTATTTCCCCAAAGAGCAACCGCTGGAAATCGAAGTCGGGACAGGCAAGGGGCTGTTCATGAATACGGCTTCCGGTGAATTCCCAGCGCACAACTTTTTGGGGATTGAGATCGCGTTCAAGTACGCTCGCTTTGCCGGCTATAAGTTGGCCAAAGAAGGGCGTACCAACGCCGTGATGTTCCATGGCGACGGACAGAAGATCTTTCCGCAGTATGTGAAAGATGGATCATTGGAAGCGGTACACGTGTACTTCCCCGATCCTTGGTGGAAGGCCCGACATCACCGACGTCGCTTGATGAACGAATCGTTCTGCAAAGAAATTGAACGAGCTTTGCGGGTGGGTGGCAAGCTGCACTTCTGGACCGATGTGCTCGATTATTTCGAGATGGCAGTCGAAACACTGCATAGCCATACTAACCTGCAAGGCCCCAATCCGGTGGAAGAGTCGCCGGCTGAGCACGATCTCGACTATCGCACTCACTTCGAACGAAGAATGCGGAAGAACGAGATGGATGTCTTCCGCAGTCAGTTTGTGAAGCCTGAATGA
- a CDS encoding rhomboid family intramembrane serine protease, with translation MLFPLVDENPTRRPPVVTIGLIAINTLLLLATVGFSSVAHNRLFIEYGFVPERLTSAITTHENVVVDLRDLLGNDPRSREVLEQSKVDTRMVLSGNLPAVAMTVFTSMFLHAGFMHLIGNMWFLWIFGNNVEDRLGHVPFLLFYLVGGVFAALTHWSATTGVGAMLPTVGASGAVAVVLGAYAVTYPKAQIRCLLFIFVIFLFVDLPAVAVLGIWMAGQIIEGFGALHLDIDGGVAWWAHIGGFVFGMAVMPLLTLLIPDTTYQSVLTQERSFQFDPRKHDNFRY, from the coding sequence ATGTTGTTCCCGCTTGTTGACGAAAACCCGACACGTCGCCCCCCTGTGGTGACAATCGGCCTGATTGCGATCAACACGCTTCTTTTGTTAGCCACTGTGGGCTTCTCCTCAGTCGCGCACAACCGGCTCTTCATTGAGTACGGCTTTGTGCCGGAGCGTTTGACGTCGGCAATTACCACGCATGAGAATGTCGTGGTTGATTTGCGAGATCTACTGGGAAACGATCCACGATCGCGCGAAGTGTTGGAGCAGAGCAAGGTCGATACCCGCATGGTGCTCTCTGGCAACTTGCCAGCGGTTGCGATGACGGTTTTTACGTCGATGTTCCTGCACGCAGGCTTTATGCATTTGATTGGCAACATGTGGTTTCTGTGGATCTTTGGTAACAACGTCGAAGATCGCTTGGGTCACGTGCCGTTTCTATTGTTCTATCTTGTTGGTGGGGTCTTTGCGGCGCTGACACACTGGTCGGCGACGACCGGCGTGGGGGCAATGTTGCCGACGGTTGGGGCTAGTGGGGCGGTGGCGGTTGTGTTGGGCGCGTATGCGGTCACCTATCCGAAGGCCCAGATTCGTTGTTTGCTATTTATCTTCGTGATTTTTCTGTTCGTGGATTTACCAGCTGTCGCGGTGCTGGGCATTTGGATGGCCGGACAGATCATCGAAGGCTTCGGTGCTCTGCATCTTGATATCGATGGTGGTGTGGCCTGGTGGGCTCATATTGGCGGCTTTGTCTTTGGCATGGCCGTTATGCCGCTGTTGACTTTGTTGATTCCCGATACGACTTACCAGTCGGTGCTGACCCAAGAGCGGTCGTTTCAATTCGATCCTCGCAAGCACGACAACTTTCGCTACTAA
- a CDS encoding STAS domain-containing protein has protein sequence MAIKYHYLKVRDVKDVVVAEFIQSSILDETAIDRVGKEFEQLVLEAATAKKLLLNFQAIEYMSSAMIGKLILLNKNCKQAKIKFKVCNVSGNILEVFQIMKIGKVIEIHKDEKSALDTFSGPSISRWLGLG, from the coding sequence ATGGCAATCAAATACCATTATCTGAAAGTTCGCGACGTTAAAGACGTCGTGGTGGCCGAGTTCATTCAATCGTCGATTCTGGACGAGACGGCAATTGATCGCGTCGGAAAGGAATTCGAGCAGCTGGTTTTGGAAGCGGCGACCGCCAAGAAGCTGTTGTTGAATTTCCAGGCCATCGAGTACATGTCGTCCGCGATGATCGGCAAGCTGATCCTACTGAATAAGAACTGCAAACAAGCCAAGATCAAATTCAAAGTCTGCAACGTAAGTGGGAACATTCTGGAAGTTTTTCAGATCATGAAGATTGGGAAGGTGATCGAGATCCACAAGGACGAAAAGTCCGCGCTCGATACCTTCAGCGGGCCATCCATCTCGCGTTGGCTTGGGTTGGGCTAA
- a CDS encoding 50S ribosomal protein bL37, with protein MAKPHRKLKKANHGARPANAKARKGKRKSIKT; from the coding sequence ATGGCCAAGCCACATCGTAAGTTGAAAAAAGCCAATCATGGTGCCCGTCCTGCCAACGCCAAGGCTCGCAAGGGCAAGCGTAAGTCGATCAAGACCTAA
- a CDS encoding MMPL family transporter, with amino-acid sequence MRPQTETTEEKSLLSKPLAYGTRLIVRYPILVLLIAFVAAGASVFYATNHLGFKTSRLDLINQHSHFNQLWREYLDQFGADDDVVVIIEGSGREEIVPALEDLYTQLTADDQSFYAVLHERGLTKVREKGLHFLPESDLTKIDQQLQRLRPVMQGQWDSIGVGQMAYNLNQQLLAAQRQPDSPQAQMMAAQSRAQLDRLASNLLAAMGQGEPQGSVLVPPSDSLSAMSQIDSDYFLANDGQLGLILLRLVKNQDEFAQGKEAIAELRRILDRFQVEYPGLKFGLTGLPVMENDEMERSQVDMTKASGISLVGVAFLFMAAFGGLRHPLMAVVALLVGIALSVGFTTIFVGHLNILSVSFGVILIGLGIDFGVHYVARYLKEAEDRRTDDALVQTARDIGPGIVTGGLTTAVAFFTASLTDFTGVAELGIIAGGGLLVCLLASMTVLPASIHLADRHRNRHQLPKPLHLDWWILPLLKTPKVTLFVALIGVGLLAIGTPKLRYDHNLLNLQPKGLDSVRWEEKLLNDTDRSVWFALSIAEDRETLLERKKKFEALPTVNRVEEIASLMPDSPPGKLAMIRDLNNRLAQLPENTPTLSIPPAAHLGQVLADSQRLLPTNDPDAQHTYRRLSQIRELLRGMPEPRYNAIISQFQQRSAGELLQWLHSLAAISNPDPPTAEDLPEALVTRFVGKNNQLLLRIYPNASIWDMDALEGFVRQVESVDPKVTGQPLQTFHASRQMQLSYIHAALYSLIAVMIILLIDFRSMTNTLLALTPVGLGMVMLFGIQGFADIPLNPANMIVLPLILGIGIDDGVHVVHDYRRQGRGYSLTASTATGVIITSLTTMIGFGALMLADHRGLASLGRVLTIGVACCLFTSLVVLPCLLTLLSGFRHPVEDGEEAASPARERPRGRKLAALPDDPSLHPHKEPLDDPREARDLSHNHRDGR; translated from the coding sequence ATGCGGCCCCAAACCGAAACGACGGAAGAAAAATCACTGCTCTCCAAACCGTTGGCGTACGGCACGCGTTTGATCGTGCGCTATCCGATCTTGGTATTGCTGATTGCGTTTGTGGCAGCTGGGGCTTCTGTCTTCTACGCGACGAACCATCTCGGGTTCAAAACAAGCCGGCTCGATCTGATCAATCAACACAGTCACTTCAATCAACTGTGGCGCGAATACCTCGACCAGTTTGGTGCGGACGACGATGTGGTTGTCATTATCGAAGGATCCGGGCGTGAGGAAATCGTGCCGGCGCTGGAAGATCTATACACCCAGCTCACGGCCGACGATCAATCATTTTATGCCGTGCTGCACGAACGTGGTTTAACCAAAGTTCGCGAGAAAGGTCTGCACTTCCTGCCGGAATCCGATCTGACCAAGATCGACCAACAACTACAACGGCTGCGACCGGTGATGCAGGGGCAGTGGGATTCGATTGGTGTTGGCCAAATGGCTTACAACTTGAATCAACAATTGCTGGCCGCGCAGCGTCAGCCAGACTCGCCGCAGGCGCAGATGATGGCCGCACAAAGCCGTGCCCAATTAGATCGCCTGGCCAGCAACTTGTTGGCGGCGATGGGGCAGGGGGAGCCACAAGGTTCTGTGCTTGTGCCGCCCAGCGATTCGTTAAGTGCGATGAGTCAGATCGACTCGGACTACTTCCTCGCCAACGACGGCCAATTAGGTTTGATCTTGCTTCGCTTGGTAAAGAACCAAGATGAGTTTGCCCAAGGTAAGGAAGCCATTGCGGAACTTCGCCGCATTTTAGACCGCTTTCAGGTCGAGTACCCTGGGCTGAAGTTTGGGCTAACCGGACTTCCCGTGATGGAAAACGACGAGATGGAACGCAGCCAGGTCGACATGACCAAGGCCAGCGGCATCAGCCTGGTCGGAGTGGCGTTCCTATTTATGGCTGCATTTGGCGGGCTGCGGCATCCTTTGATGGCGGTCGTCGCACTGCTGGTCGGCATTGCGTTGTCGGTCGGCTTCACCACGATCTTTGTCGGGCATTTGAACATCCTCAGCGTTTCCTTTGGCGTGATTTTGATTGGCTTGGGGATCGACTTTGGCGTGCACTACGTCGCTCGTTACTTGAAAGAAGCCGAAGATCGCCGGACCGACGACGCGTTGGTGCAAACAGCGCGCGATATTGGTCCCGGTATTGTGACTGGCGGGCTAACCACCGCTGTGGCATTCTTTACCGCATCGCTAACTGATTTCACGGGCGTGGCAGAACTGGGAATTATCGCCGGTGGTGGCCTTTTGGTCTGTTTGTTGGCCTCGATGACGGTATTGCCGGCTTCGATTCACCTGGCCGATCGCCATCGAAATCGTCATCAGCTTCCCAAGCCGTTGCACCTTGATTGGTGGATCTTGCCACTGTTAAAAACGCCCAAGGTGACGTTGTTCGTCGCCTTGATTGGTGTGGGATTATTGGCAATCGGCACGCCGAAGCTACGTTACGACCACAACTTGTTAAATCTTCAGCCGAAGGGGCTCGATAGCGTTCGTTGGGAAGAGAAGCTGCTAAACGACACCGACCGCAGCGTGTGGTTTGCGTTGTCGATCGCAGAAGATCGCGAGACGTTGCTCGAGCGGAAGAAGAAGTTTGAAGCGTTGCCTACCGTAAACCGCGTTGAGGAAATTGCTTCGCTGATGCCCGATAGTCCGCCGGGCAAGCTGGCCATGATTCGCGACTTGAATAATCGACTTGCCCAGCTTCCCGAGAACACACCAACGCTTAGCATTCCACCAGCGGCCCACTTGGGGCAGGTGTTGGCCGATTCCCAGCGACTTCTACCGACGAATGATCCCGACGCCCAACATACCTACCGCCGTCTGTCACAAATTCGCGAACTGCTGCGGGGCATGCCAGAGCCTCGCTACAACGCGATCATCTCGCAGTTTCAGCAGCGCTCGGCGGGGGAACTGCTACAGTGGTTGCACTCGTTGGCAGCGATCTCAAATCCTGATCCGCCGACCGCTGAAGACTTGCCAGAAGCACTGGTGACGCGGTTCGTCGGTAAGAACAATCAATTGCTGCTACGGATTTACCCCAACGCAAGCATCTGGGATATGGACGCTTTGGAAGGTTTCGTTCGCCAGGTTGAATCGGTCGATCCAAAAGTGACTGGTCAGCCACTGCAGACCTTTCACGCCTCGCGTCAGATGCAGCTGAGCTACATCCATGCGGCACTTTACTCACTGATCGCCGTGATGATCATCCTGCTAATCGATTTCCGCAGCATGACGAACACGTTATTGGCGCTCACCCCGGTTGGGTTGGGGATGGTAATGCTGTTCGGGATTCAAGGGTTCGCTGATATTCCGTTGAACCCAGCCAACATGATTGTGCTGCCGCTGATTTTGGGGATCGGGATCGACGATGGGGTGCACGTGGTGCATGACTATCGCCGCCAGGGACGAGGTTATTCGTTGACCGCCTCGACGGCGACCGGCGTGATCATTACCTCGCTGACGACAATGATCGGGTTTGGTGCGTTGATGCTGGCCGATCATCGTGGATTGGCCAGCTTGGGGCGTGTGCTGACGATTGGCGTGGCCTGTTGCCTATTCACATCGTTGGTGGTCCTGCCGTGTCTTTTGACGCTGTTGTCTGGTTTCCGACATCCGGTTGAAGATGGTGAAGAAGCGGCATCTCCGGCTCGCGAGCGTCCTCGCGGCCGCAAGTTGGCTGCGCTGCCGGATGACCCTAGTTTGCACCCGCATAAAGAGCCGCTGGACGATCCGCGGGAGGCGCGAGATTTGTCCCACAATCACCGTGATGGTCGGTAA